The Paeniglutamicibacter sulfureus genome includes a region encoding these proteins:
- a CDS encoding MFS transporter yields the protein MSTSVRLIDDAPLTRFHKKLTVFSSGGPFIDGYALSIIGIALITMTPALDLGPKEIGMVGAASLVGIFFGGGVFGWVTDKVGRHTMYILDLIALAVFSILSAFSTDIWQLVLWRFLLGVAIGADYPIATSLLAEFLPRKHRGRLLGATFVVWAIGAAAAFAVGFAMRGVGPDAWRWMLASPAIFAIITLLFRLGTPESPRWLLSRGRVDEARTVIKKVYGNDYDVNSLGEDEDTGKRAATFTDIFNKKFWRHTLFVSIFWTAQVIPLFAVYTFAPELLASFGLDGDANLYGGSLLISLLFVVGGIPGLWLVERIGRRKLLLWTFGIIVLALAAPAFIPGVGPKTLFTALAIFALASGASSFLEVVYPNELFPTEIRATAVGFGTAVSRVGSAASTYLMPVAIISFGASGALLIGAGISLVGLIATFILAPETANRSLADISGDGNKKHTKPHGKTTETTVKGTLV from the coding sequence ATGAGCACCTCCGTTCGCCTCATTGACGATGCGCCACTGACGCGGTTCCATAAAAAGCTGACCGTGTTTTCCTCCGGCGGTCCCTTCATTGACGGCTACGCCCTGTCAATCATTGGAATCGCCCTGATCACCATGACCCCGGCGCTTGACCTGGGCCCCAAGGAAATCGGCATGGTCGGCGCAGCCAGCCTGGTCGGCATCTTCTTTGGCGGGGGTGTCTTTGGCTGGGTAACCGACAAGGTCGGTCGCCACACCATGTACATCCTGGACCTCATTGCCCTGGCGGTTTTCTCCATCCTCAGTGCCTTCTCCACAGATATCTGGCAGCTGGTTCTATGGCGCTTCCTCCTGGGCGTTGCCATCGGAGCCGACTACCCGATTGCAACCTCGCTCCTGGCTGAGTTCCTCCCACGCAAGCATCGCGGCCGGCTCCTGGGTGCCACGTTCGTGGTCTGGGCCATCGGCGCGGCGGCCGCATTCGCCGTCGGGTTCGCCATGCGCGGCGTGGGGCCGGACGCCTGGCGCTGGATGCTCGCCAGCCCGGCCATCTTCGCGATCATCACGCTGCTGTTCCGGTTGGGCACCCCCGAGTCCCCGCGCTGGCTGCTCTCCCGCGGCCGAGTCGACGAGGCACGCACCGTCATCAAGAAGGTCTACGGCAACGACTACGACGTCAATTCGCTCGGCGAGGACGAGGACACCGGCAAGCGCGCAGCCACGTTCACCGACATCTTCAACAAGAAGTTCTGGCGCCACACCCTCTTTGTCTCAATTTTCTGGACTGCCCAAGTCATCCCCCTCTTCGCGGTCTACACCTTCGCCCCGGAGCTGCTCGCCTCCTTCGGCCTGGACGGGGATGCCAACCTCTACGGCGGGTCGCTGCTGATTTCCCTGCTCTTTGTCGTCGGTGGCATCCCGGGCCTGTGGCTGGTCGAGCGCATCGGACGGCGCAAGCTGCTCCTATGGACCTTCGGCATCATTGTCCTGGCATTGGCAGCCCCAGCGTTCATCCCCGGTGTCGGTCCAAAGACCCTGTTCACGGCCCTGGCAATTTTTGCCCTGGCCTCGGGTGCTTCCAGCTTCCTCGAAGTTGTATACCCCAACGAGCTTTTCCCCACCGAGATCCGGGCCACCGCCGTCGGCTTCGGCACCGCGGTCAGCCGGGTGGGCTCGGCGGCAAGCACCTACCTCATGCCGGTTGCAATCATCAGCTTCGGTGCTTCCGGCGCCCTGTTGATTGGTGCCGGGATCTCCTTGGTGGGGCTCATCGCCACCTTCATCCTGGCCCCCGAAACGGCCAACCGTTCCCTTGCCGACATCTCGGGGGACGGCAACAAGAAACACACCAAGCCCCACGGCAAGACCACGGAAACGACAGTCAAAGGAACCCTCGTATGA
- a CDS encoding helix-turn-helix transcriptional regulator, translated as MDTVIRQRLKGLRLAKGWSLDSLAARCFLSPSTLSRIETGHRRIALDQLVPLAKALGTTLDQLVEPTSDEDVVIRPEPEHQPGLTTWLLSREHSVNGTTVAKMRITHERTTNDIGLSVHPGREWFTVLSGTASLVLGERTILVSEGQAAEFSTMVPHHIGAHEGPVEILTIFDHGGERAHMHHDHAAD; from the coding sequence ATGGACACTGTGATCCGCCAGCGCCTCAAGGGCCTGCGGCTGGCCAAGGGCTGGTCGCTGGATTCACTGGCGGCCCGCTGCTTCCTGAGCCCCTCCACGCTTAGCCGGATTGAGACCGGCCACCGGAGGATCGCCCTGGACCAACTCGTTCCCCTGGCCAAGGCGCTGGGCACCACCCTCGACCAGCTGGTGGAGCCGACCAGCGACGAGGACGTGGTGATCCGACCCGAACCCGAGCACCAGCCCGGACTCACCACCTGGCTGCTCTCGCGCGAGCACTCCGTCAATGGAACCACTGTGGCGAAGATGCGCATCACCCACGAGCGGACCACGAATGACATCGGCCTGAGCGTGCATCCGGGCCGCGAGTGGTTCACCGTGCTTTCCGGGACGGCGTCCCTGGTGCTGGGGGAGCGCACCATCCTGGTTTCCGAGGGGCAGGCCGCCGAATTTTCCACCATGGTCCCACACCACATCGGGGCGCACGAGGGTCCGGTGGAGATCCTGACGATCTTCGACCACGGCGGGGAACGGGCCCACATGCACCACGACCACGCGGCGGATTAA
- a CDS encoding PucR family transcriptional regulator, protein MAMSVKELLDEPQLGLQLVAGAQGLGHSITWSHTSDLPNLWEWVSPGVLLMTNGLSIPSDPAGQVHLAQALANAGAVALAVGEKMHSPDFSDEFLKACDSLPLPLVSVPYPLPFMAISRSIAEASLLEESRRIKQTARIYDLLRKATTPGETWSQLLEGIGREIDARLYVVDDRCLHTWQPGDAALPDDVLERVRRISSESTAETRHFLWSSDGGDSMMLMDIPTHPHALLVVLPAGNTQPDGVVLLHSATVLGLGLSRSALSMESRFQSGGEFLLQSFEGRIGVAEAARRLEEFGLMAGDLRLVAVPARSETGLPQVHRALWRHGVNSICLAVEGKLHLLVSEDCPEDLLQHVLEARLPIGLSTPVGVDEIQRGLRESLWALGQAAAQGMRLVGYAEEGDWFGMRGHRDGAALVQRLLGPVIEHDRVNQTEFMDTLRSYLENQRSAQKVATLLFVHRQTIIYRIRRIRELTGLDLAESSAVAQLWLAFQAYEAMDPAERP, encoded by the coding sequence ATGGCCATGAGCGTGAAGGAGTTGCTGGACGAACCGCAATTGGGTCTGCAGTTGGTGGCCGGGGCGCAAGGGTTGGGGCATTCGATCACCTGGTCGCACACATCGGACCTGCCCAACCTCTGGGAATGGGTGTCACCGGGGGTGCTCTTGATGACCAATGGCCTTTCGATCCCGTCGGATCCCGCGGGGCAGGTCCACCTCGCCCAAGCGCTGGCGAACGCAGGGGCTGTGGCGCTGGCGGTGGGAGAGAAGATGCATTCCCCGGACTTCTCCGACGAGTTCCTCAAGGCCTGCGATTCCTTGCCCCTTCCATTGGTCTCCGTTCCCTACCCTCTGCCTTTTATGGCGATCTCCCGGTCCATTGCCGAGGCGAGCCTGCTCGAGGAATCACGCCGGATCAAGCAAACCGCTCGCATCTACGACTTGTTGCGCAAGGCCACGACGCCCGGCGAAACCTGGTCCCAGTTACTCGAGGGGATCGGGAGGGAAATCGACGCTCGGCTGTATGTGGTGGATGATCGCTGCCTGCATACCTGGCAACCAGGGGATGCCGCCCTGCCCGATGATGTGCTGGAGCGTGTGCGGCGAATCAGCTCCGAATCCACGGCAGAGACCCGCCACTTTCTGTGGAGTTCCGACGGCGGGGACTCCATGATGCTCATGGATATTCCCACCCATCCGCATGCCTTGCTGGTCGTGTTGCCCGCGGGGAATACGCAACCGGACGGGGTCGTCCTGTTGCATTCGGCCACCGTGCTCGGATTGGGACTTTCGCGCTCGGCATTGTCCATGGAAAGCCGCTTCCAGTCGGGAGGGGAATTCTTGTTGCAATCATTCGAAGGACGCATAGGTGTGGCTGAAGCCGCGCGCCGCCTCGAAGAGTTCGGACTAATGGCTGGCGACTTACGCCTGGTTGCCGTGCCGGCCCGATCCGAAACGGGCCTGCCGCAGGTCCACCGCGCTTTGTGGCGCCATGGAGTGAACAGCATTTGTCTGGCGGTTGAGGGAAAACTGCATTTGCTCGTCTCCGAAGATTGCCCCGAGGATCTGCTGCAACACGTCTTGGAGGCCAGGCTGCCCATTGGCCTGAGCACTCCGGTCGGAGTCGATGAAATTCAACGTGGTCTACGCGAATCCTTGTGGGCGTTGGGCCAGGCCGCGGCCCAGGGCATGCGGTTGGTCGGGTATGCGGAGGAGGGAGACTGGTTCGGGATGCGCGGGCACCGTGACGGCGCGGCACTGGTGCAGAGACTGCTCGGACCGGTGATTGAGCACGATCGGGTTAACCAAACCGAATTCATGGACACTCTCCGGAGCTATCTGGAAAACCAGCGATCGGCTCAAAAAGTTGCCACGTTGCTTTTTGTCCATCGGCAAACCATCATCTATCGCATCCGCAGGATTCGCGAACTCACCGGGCTGGATCTGGCTGAATCCTCCGCGGTAGCCCAATTGTGGCTGGCCTTTCAGGCATATGAGGCGATGGACCCTGCCGAGCGACCGTGA
- a CDS encoding GAF and ANTAR domain-containing protein, whose protein sequence is MDAFDPRHNGNGKLNVASNTTAHPDAAESSISDYLQGLILESKDIEEFLNGLASHAALILSNDDDQVLCGITLLRDRKAATVASSSDHARQMDEIQYSFGDGPCMTAARDQLTIEIPDLDAELRWPEYAAAVRQYGICSVLAVPFDLEDDAKAALNLYSATPERFDAEAVEAAKRYTEQVNKVLRLGLRLARLVETAAHLRSALESRTIIDLAVGIIMAQNRCSQETAVEILKSASNGRNLKLRDIADTLVRSISREETHTHFD, encoded by the coding sequence ATGGACGCGTTCGATCCCAGGCACAACGGAAACGGCAAATTGAACGTGGCCAGTAACACGACCGCACATCCCGACGCAGCTGAATCGTCCATCAGCGACTATCTCCAAGGCTTGATTCTGGAGAGCAAAGACATCGAAGAGTTCCTCAATGGCCTCGCTAGCCATGCCGCACTTATTCTCTCCAACGACGATGACCAAGTCTTGTGTGGAATCACCCTTCTGCGAGACCGGAAGGCCGCAACCGTTGCCAGCAGCAGTGATCACGCTCGGCAAATGGACGAAATCCAATACAGTTTCGGCGACGGTCCGTGTATGACCGCAGCCCGAGACCAATTGACGATCGAGATCCCGGACCTCGATGCCGAACTACGGTGGCCTGAATACGCAGCGGCCGTGCGCCAGTATGGGATTTGCTCGGTATTGGCCGTGCCCTTCGATCTCGAGGACGACGCAAAAGCGGCGTTGAACCTGTACTCGGCGACACCTGAAAGGTTCGATGCGGAGGCCGTGGAGGCCGCCAAGAGGTACACCGAGCAAGTCAACAAGGTCTTGCGACTCGGATTGCGCCTCGCGCGCCTCGTTGAGACTGCCGCCCATCTACGGTCGGCGCTGGAATCACGAACCATCATTGACCTTGCCGTTGGTATCATCATGGCCCAAAACCGATGCAGCCAGGAAACCGCGGTGGAAATTCTCAAGTCGGCGTCAAATGGGCGCAATCTCAAGCTGCGTGACATTGCGGACACCCTGGTGCGGTCCATTAGCAGGGAAGAGACCCACACGCATTTCGACTGA
- a CDS encoding VOC family protein has protein sequence MSTITQDQLSADLAMGTVMLKVGDMKKMSAYYQKALGLEVLSEGPTGTGLGRRGLELVHLADGTGLNLPGRGEAGLFHTALLFDTQSDLAATVLSAAQFDGSLFTGSSDHLVSEAFYFNDPEGNGIELYWDRPRDTWTWNGDTVAMDTIYLDPNDYLNKYLNEAAVSGLTAANAGIGHVHLQVGDVATAEKFYVDTLGFAKTTSFHGQALFVSAGGYHHHMAMNVWNSRGAGPRKDTLGLGEVVITVPNQDEVGALAERLKVAGISSHHTGAELRFEDPWRNQLRVAVG, from the coding sequence ATGAGCACCATCACCCAAGATCAATTGTCCGCCGATCTGGCCATGGGCACCGTCATGCTCAAGGTCGGGGACATGAAGAAGATGAGCGCGTACTACCAGAAGGCCCTGGGCCTCGAAGTTCTATCGGAGGGACCGACGGGGACAGGCCTGGGCCGTCGTGGTCTCGAGCTCGTTCACTTAGCAGACGGCACGGGCTTGAATCTTCCTGGCCGTGGTGAAGCGGGCCTCTTCCACACGGCGCTGCTCTTTGACACGCAGTCGGACCTGGCTGCCACCGTGCTCTCTGCTGCCCAGTTCGACGGATCGCTGTTCACCGGCAGCTCCGACCACCTGGTCTCCGAGGCCTTCTACTTCAACGATCCCGAGGGCAACGGCATCGAGCTCTACTGGGACCGACCGCGTGACACCTGGACCTGGAACGGCGACACCGTCGCCATGGACACCATCTACCTGGATCCCAATGACTACCTCAACAAATACCTTAACGAGGCGGCCGTGAGCGGATTGACCGCCGCGAATGCCGGCATCGGCCATGTGCACCTGCAGGTGGGCGACGTGGCCACGGCGGAAAAGTTCTATGTGGACACCCTGGGCTTTGCCAAGACCACGAGCTTCCACGGACAGGCACTCTTCGTCTCCGCCGGCGGCTACCACCACCACATGGCCATGAACGTGTGGAACTCCCGCGGCGCCGGTCCCCGCAAGGACACCTTGGGCCTGGGTGAAGTCGTCATCACCGTCCCGAACCAGGACGAGGTCGGCGCTCTTGCCGAACGCCTCAAGGTTGCCGGGATCTCCAGCCACCACACCGGTGCCGAGCTGCGCTTCGAAGACCCGTGGCGGAACCAGCTGCGCGTCGCGGTCGGCTAA
- a CDS encoding 2,3-butanediol dehydrogenase codes for MKAARFYAQKDIRIEEIPEPALRPGAVTIDVAWCGICGTDLHEYLEGPIFTPGPGHPHPLSHEEAPVTLGHEFSGTITAVGEGVMDLSVGQNVVVEPYFVCGQCASSQDGNYHLCVKMGFIGLAGGGGGLGEKIVVDARWVHPIGNIPLDEAALIEPLSVGHHAVVRSGVMPGQVALVGGAGPIGLLTAAVLKGMGVTTIVSELSAARKDKARESGVADHVLDPSAEDVKSRVLKITNGIGVDVAFECAGVNAVLDTLLDALKPTGVLVNVSIWGRPATVDMQKIVLKEIDVRGTIAYVRDHAEVIELVGSGKIDLKPFITGRIALEDLIDKGFDTLINHNETAVKIIVSPSGRGL; via the coding sequence GTGAAGGCTGCTCGTTTTTACGCCCAAAAGGACATCCGCATTGAAGAGATTCCCGAGCCCGCGCTGCGCCCCGGGGCGGTGACCATCGATGTCGCGTGGTGCGGCATCTGCGGCACCGACCTGCACGAGTACCTGGAGGGCCCGATCTTCACCCCGGGGCCCGGGCACCCGCACCCGCTGTCCCACGAAGAGGCCCCGGTGACCCTCGGCCACGAATTCTCCGGAACCATCACGGCGGTTGGCGAGGGCGTCATGGATCTGTCAGTCGGACAGAACGTCGTGGTCGAGCCCTACTTTGTCTGCGGACAGTGTGCCTCCAGCCAGGACGGGAACTACCACCTTTGCGTCAAGATGGGCTTCATCGGGCTTGCCGGCGGAGGCGGGGGACTCGGGGAGAAGATCGTCGTCGACGCGCGCTGGGTCCATCCCATCGGGAACATCCCGCTGGACGAGGCCGCGCTGATCGAACCCTTGTCGGTGGGGCATCATGCGGTAGTGCGCAGCGGCGTGATGCCGGGGCAGGTAGCCCTCGTGGGTGGCGCCGGACCCATCGGCCTGCTGACTGCCGCGGTGCTCAAGGGAATGGGAGTCACCACGATCGTCAGCGAGCTTTCGGCTGCCCGCAAGGACAAGGCGCGCGAAAGCGGGGTCGCCGACCACGTGCTCGATCCCAGCGCCGAGGACGTCAAGTCGCGGGTCTTGAAAATCACCAACGGAATCGGTGTCGACGTGGCCTTCGAATGCGCCGGGGTCAACGCGGTGCTCGACACCCTGCTGGATGCGCTGAAGCCCACCGGCGTATTGGTCAATGTCTCCATCTGGGGTCGCCCGGCCACCGTGGACATGCAAAAAATCGTACTCAAGGAAATCGATGTGCGCGGCACTATCGCCTACGTGCGCGACCACGCCGAGGTCATCGAGCTGGTCGGCAGCGGAAAGATTGACCTCAAGCCGTTCATCACCGGGCGCATCGCCCTGGAGGACCTGATCGACAAGGGCTTCGACACTTTGATCAATCACAATGAGACGGCGGTGAAGATCATCGTCTCGCCTAGTGGCAGGGGACTTTAG
- a CDS encoding flavodoxin family protein has translation MTNEPLNALILICTLSPSPKASSSDMLARQIAAEFAKHKVESELVRIVDHNVMPGVLKDMGAGDDWPDLRKKLLEAQILVLATPIWVGHPSSLAQRVLERLDAELSETDDQGRPILFDKVAMVGVVGNEDGAHHVIADLSQGLAEVGYTIPAQGSTYWVGEAMHTTDYQDLEQTPEVTANATRISVRNTVHLAAALRDGPYPAA, from the coding sequence ATGACCAATGAACCCTTGAACGCCCTGATCCTCATTTGCACGCTTTCCCCATCCCCCAAGGCATCCAGCAGCGACATGTTGGCGCGACAGATTGCTGCCGAGTTCGCCAAGCACAAGGTGGAGAGCGAACTGGTACGCATTGTCGACCACAACGTGATGCCCGGCGTCCTGAAGGACATGGGCGCTGGCGATGACTGGCCTGATCTCAGAAAAAAGCTCCTGGAAGCGCAGATCCTGGTGCTCGCCACCCCGATCTGGGTGGGGCATCCCTCGAGCCTGGCCCAACGGGTTTTGGAACGTCTTGATGCCGAGCTATCCGAAACCGACGACCAAGGTCGTCCCATCCTGTTCGACAAGGTGGCCATGGTTGGAGTGGTCGGCAACGAGGATGGGGCACACCATGTCATTGCCGACCTGTCCCAAGGTCTGGCCGAAGTTGGCTACACCATCCCGGCCCAAGGATCAACATATTGGGTGGGCGAAGCCATGCACACCACCGATTACCAGGATCTGGAACAAACGCCCGAGGTGACCGCCAACGCCACTCGGATCTCGGTCCGGAACACCGTGCATCTGGCAGCAGCGCTGAGGGACGGGCCCTATCCTGCGGCCTAG
- the speB gene encoding agmatinase yields MSKHQPIGPVEATKVPRFAGLGTFARLPQIDAVPDYDIAVLGVPFDGGTSFRPGARFGPAAVREASRLLRPGYHVELEVTPVEAVQVVDAGDVACTPYDIGKAVEQIEEQALPLLAKDKRVIAVGGDHTIALPMLRAVNKVHGPVALLHFDAHLDTWDTYFDEPITHGTMFRRAFEEGLLIEDKSMHVGIRGPVYDQDDFLRDHEFGFQIIRSTDIDEIGVPAAIAKVRERLGDTPVYLSVDIDVLDPAFAPGTGTPEMGGLHSRELLRLLRGLNGINIVGADVVEVAPAYDHADITSLAAATVVFDMMGLMVNSGHLIREQSELTSQPARV; encoded by the coding sequence ATGAGCAAGCACCAGCCCATCGGCCCCGTCGAGGCCACCAAGGTCCCCCGGTTCGCCGGGCTTGGAACCTTCGCCCGCCTTCCACAGATCGATGCGGTCCCCGACTACGACATCGCAGTGCTCGGCGTACCCTTCGATGGCGGTACCTCCTTTAGGCCGGGCGCCCGGTTCGGTCCGGCCGCGGTACGCGAGGCCTCCCGCCTGCTGCGCCCCGGCTACCACGTCGAGCTCGAAGTCACCCCGGTTGAGGCAGTCCAGGTCGTAGATGCCGGCGACGTGGCCTGCACGCCGTACGACATCGGCAAGGCCGTTGAGCAGATCGAGGAACAGGCCCTGCCGCTGCTCGCCAAGGACAAGCGCGTGATCGCCGTCGGCGGGGACCACACCATTGCCCTGCCGATGCTCAGGGCCGTGAACAAGGTCCACGGACCGGTGGCCCTGCTGCACTTCGATGCGCACCTGGACACCTGGGACACCTACTTCGACGAGCCGATCACCCACGGCACGATGTTCCGCCGGGCCTTCGAGGAAGGCCTGCTGATCGAGGACAAGTCGATGCACGTGGGCATCCGCGGCCCGGTCTACGACCAGGACGACTTCCTGCGCGACCACGAGTTCGGCTTCCAGATCATCCGCTCCACCGACATCGACGAGATCGGCGTGCCGGCGGCCATTGCGAAGGTGCGTGAACGCCTGGGCGACACCCCGGTGTACCTGTCGGTGGACATCGACGTGCTGGACCCGGCCTTCGCCCCGGGCACCGGCACCCCGGAAATGGGCGGCCTGCACTCCCGCGAGCTGCTGCGCCTGCTGCGCGGCCTGAACGGCATCAACATCGTCGGTGCCGACGTCGTCGAGGTCGCCCCGGCCTACGATCATGCCGACATCACTTCGCTCGCCGCGGCCACGGTAGTTTTTGACATGATGGGCCTGATGGTCAATTCGGGCCATCTGATCCGGGAACAGTCTGAACTGACTTCTCAGCCTGCCAGGGTCTAG
- a CDS encoding isochorismatase family protein, with product MSTFSDRTRSALIVIDVQRDVVANAYRRDETIGNISGLVKRARAAGAPVVWVQHSDEEMEKGSDAWQIVPELSPAADEPVIHKIYGDSFEATDLEDVLSAAGVGRLVVSGAESDACIRSTVHGAFTRGYDVTLVSDAHTTSDMTQWGAPPPEVAISHINLYWQFQGAPERTAAVTAAQDVDFRS from the coding sequence ATGAGCACATTTTCCGATCGAACCCGCTCCGCTCTCATCGTGATCGATGTGCAGCGGGACGTCGTGGCGAACGCCTATCGGCGAGACGAAACCATTGGCAACATTAGTGGCCTCGTGAAGCGTGCCCGTGCGGCCGGGGCGCCGGTGGTGTGGGTGCAGCATTCGGACGAGGAAATGGAGAAGGGCAGCGACGCCTGGCAGATCGTTCCTGAACTCTCGCCGGCCGCCGACGAGCCGGTGATCCACAAGATCTATGGGGACTCCTTTGAGGCCACCGATCTCGAGGACGTGCTTTCCGCCGCCGGCGTCGGCCGGCTGGTGGTCTCCGGCGCCGAGTCCGATGCCTGCATCCGCTCGACCGTCCATGGCGCCTTCACCCGCGGCTACGACGTGACGCTGGTGTCCGACGCGCACACCACCAGTGACATGACCCAGTGGGGCGCCCCGCCCCCGGAGGTCGCCATCTCCCATATCAACCTCTACTGGCAATTCCAGGGGGCGCCGGAGCGCACCGCGGCGGTCACCGCCGCGCAGGACGTCGACTTCCGGTCCTGA
- a CDS encoding class I SAM-dependent methyltransferase, with protein MTTQHSPEHGHHHHGGNNANHHGHQHSNEQGIAEMLDLDAQLMKDHLQEIFAWTSGHQPDPRTILDLGAGTGTGTLGLARTFPEAAVVALDQSEFMLGRLSKKARDHGFEERLTTLQVDLDTSWPNLRDIDLVWAASSMHHMSDPANVYEQIAGTLSSDGLLVVVEMDSFPRYLPRDLGFGDPGLEERCHAAAGSANWNAHPDWAGPIKDAGMEVIDQRTFVYAIDQDQELVARAAHRWLSRMRDSLTDTLPAADLQALEALLDAKDSRSVLTRTDLSMRGSRTVWAARLPR; from the coding sequence ATGACGACACAGCATTCCCCGGAACACGGCCACCACCATCACGGCGGGAACAACGCCAATCACCACGGGCACCAGCACTCGAACGAGCAGGGCATCGCGGAAATGCTCGACCTGGATGCCCAGTTGATGAAGGACCACCTCCAGGAGATCTTCGCCTGGACCTCCGGGCACCAGCCAGACCCGCGCACCATCCTGGACCTGGGCGCCGGCACGGGCACCGGAACGCTCGGACTGGCCCGGACTTTCCCCGAGGCCGCGGTCGTGGCCCTGGACCAGTCGGAGTTCATGCTCGGGCGCCTGTCGAAGAAGGCGAGGGACCATGGGTTCGAGGAGCGGCTCACGACACTGCAGGTGGACCTGGACACGTCGTGGCCGAATTTGAGGGACATTGACCTGGTGTGGGCAGCATCCTCCATGCACCACATGAGCGATCCTGCCAACGTATACGAGCAGATCGCCGGCACGCTGTCCTCCGACGGGCTGCTGGTGGTCGTGGAAATGGATTCGTTCCCCCGCTACCTGCCCCGGGACCTGGGCTTCGGCGACCCGGGCCTGGAGGAACGCTGCCACGCCGCAGCAGGCAGCGCCAACTGGAACGCCCACCCGGACTGGGCCGGCCCGATCAAGGACGCGGGGATGGAGGTCATCGACCAGCGAACCTTTGTTTACGCGATCGACCAGGACCAGGAGCTGGTGGCACGCGCCGCCCACCGGTGGCTGTCCCGAATGCGCGATTCCCTGACGGACACGCTGCCGGCGGCGGACCTCCAAGCCCTGGAAGCGCTGCTGGATGCCAAGGACTCGCGCTCGGTGCTCACACGCACCGACCTGTCGATGCGCGGCAGCCGCACGGTGTGGGCGGCACGTCTCCCCCGGTAG
- a CDS encoding CatB-related O-acetyltransferase has protein sequence MSELRPHLVANRIFFMGPGAKSIEATGASYGDDTQIKFGDDVRLEPYATYWAGSGRHLVSLGSFSYTHSRLPLSAKVGRYTSIAKGVKVMGARHPHEWASTSPVFYNRRLMMETFERDRGERPTYRKFDYTPNPVTIGNDVWIGEDVTLGHGVTIGDGAVVASNSIVTRDVPPYTVVGGVPAKTIRPRFDEETTNDLLRSSWWNYSPTALNQLDIRNPAEFARGAIGLIEAGAIEPYRPEVVTGHELAAALDPSNSSAAS, from the coding sequence TTGAGCGAACTACGCCCTCACTTGGTTGCGAACCGGATCTTTTTCATGGGTCCCGGCGCCAAGTCGATAGAAGCCACCGGAGCCAGCTACGGGGATGACACCCAGATCAAGTTCGGCGACGACGTGCGCCTTGAGCCCTACGCCACCTATTGGGCAGGTAGCGGCCGGCACTTGGTGAGCCTGGGATCCTTTTCATACACCCATTCCCGCCTTCCGCTTTCGGCCAAGGTGGGGCGCTACACCTCCATTGCCAAGGGCGTGAAGGTCATGGGCGCACGGCATCCGCACGAATGGGCCTCCACCAGCCCGGTCTTTTACAACCGCCGGCTCATGATGGAGACCTTCGAGCGGGACAGGGGAGAGCGGCCCACCTACCGGAAGTTCGACTACACCCCGAATCCGGTCACCATCGGCAACGACGTATGGATCGGCGAGGACGTCACCCTGGGCCACGGCGTGACGATTGGCGACGGGGCGGTGGTGGCATCCAACTCGATCGTCACCCGCGACGTGCCTCCATATACCGTGGTCGGCGGCGTACCCGCCAAGACCATCAGGCCGCGCTTCGATGAGGAAACCACCAACGATCTGCTGCGCAGCAGTTGGTGGAACTACTCGCCCACCGCATTGAACCAATTGGACATCCGGAATCCGGCGGAATTCGCCCGCGGTGCCATCGGCCTCATCGAGGCGGGGGCCATCGAACCCTACCGGCCGGAAGTCGTCACGGGTCACGAACTGGCTGCGGCGCTCGATCCGTCCAACTCCAGCGCCGCGTCCTAA